TTTGGCTACCAATCTATAAGGGTTAATTTTCTGGCTTCGCGAATTAATGGCATAACTTCTCATTTATAACCCTTACTACAATTATGTGCGATCGCCCAACCCAAACTACAGTCAAGCTTGTTTGCTACCAAACTTAAAAAAACTCAAAATACTTTGGTACAGATCTGCGGCAAGATAGAAAATCCAGGAGTAAATAATAACTACAGATCGAAAACAATGCCGCAATCAACCATAGAATCAGTCCTGCAAGAAAAACGCTTATTCCAACCATCCCCAGAATTCTCGCAAAACGCTCATATTAAGAGCTTAGAGGAATATCAGCAACTATACGATCGCGCTAAAGCCGATCCCCAGAAATTTTGGGCAGAACTAGCCGAACAAGAGTTAGAGTGGTTCCAAAAGTGGGATACCGTGTTAGATTGGCAACCGCCTTTCGCTAAGTGGTTCGTCAACGGTAAAACCAATATTTCCTATAACTGTCTGGACAGACACTTAACTACTTGGCGGAAAAATAAGGCAGCTTTGATTTGGGAAGGAGAACCGGGAGACACCCGCACTCTGACTTACGCGCAATTGCATCGGGAAGTTTGTCAATTTGCCAATGTCTTGAAACAGCTAGGCGTGCAAAAAGGCGATCGCGTCGGTATCTATATGCCGATGATTCCGGAAGCGGCGATCGCGATGTTAGCTTGTGCCAGAATAGGCGCACCCCACACAGTTGTCTTCGGCGGTTTCAGCGCGGAGGCGTTGCGCGATCGACTCATCGACGGAGAAGCTAAAGTGGTAGTCACCGCCGATGGTGGTTGGCGCAAAGATGCGATCGTACCTCTCAAAACTCAAGTAGACAAAGCTTTGGCAGAAGGCGTCCCCAGCGTCAAAAATGTCGTGGTTGTCAAGCGTACCGGTCAAGAAATACACATGGAAGACGGGCGCGATCTCTGGTGGCACGAATTGCAAAAAGGTGTCTCCGCCGATTGTCCCGCCGAACCGATGGATAGCGAGGACTTACTCTTTATCCTCTATACCTCCGGCAGTACCGGCAAACCCAAAGGCGTCGTCCACACCACTGGCGGTTATAACTTATACACCCACATGACAACCAAGTGGATTTTCGACATTAAAGACACCGATGTATATTGGTGTACCGCCGATATCGGTTGGATTACGGGACACAGCTACGTACTTTACGGCCCCTTATCCAACGGTGCTACCAGTCTGATGTACGAAGGTGCGCCGCGTGCCTCCAATCCCGGTTGTTTCTGGGATGTCATCGAAAAACACGGCGTCACAGTTTTTTATACCGCGCCAACAGCAATTCGCGCTTTCATCAAAGCAGGCGAACACTTACCCAAAGCGCGAAATCTTTCTTCCCTGCGGTTGTTGGGAACCGTCGGCGAACCGATTAACCCGGAAGCTTGGATGTGGTATCACCGGGTAATTGGCGGCGAACGCTGTCCGATCGTCGATACTTGGTGGCAAACGGAAACAGGCGGGATTATGGTGACGCCGTTACCTGGGGCGATTCCCACCAAACCGGGTTCCGCTACCCGTCCTTTCCCTGGCATTATCATCGATGTTGTCGATCTGGATGGCAATTCGGTGGCCGATAACGAAGGCGGCTATCTGTCTGTAAAATATCCTTGGCCGGGGATGATGCGGACATTGTACGGCGATCCCGATCGCTTCCGCCGCACTTACTGGGAACATATTCCCCCGCAAGATGGGCAGTATTTCTACTTTGCTGGCGATGGTGCTAGGCGCGATGAAGATGGTTATTTCTGGGTGATGGGTCGCGTTGACGATGTAATAAATGTTGCGGGACACCGCCTCGGTACAATGGAAGTCGAATCGGCCTTAGTTTCTCACCCGGCGGTAGCTGAAGCGGCTGTTGTCGGTAAGCCGGACGAACTGAAAGGCGAAGATATTGTTGCTTTTGTGACTTTAGAAAGTACGTATGAACCGAGTGAGGAACTGAACAAGCAACTCAAGCAGCACGTTGTCCAGGAAATTGGGGCGATCGCACGTCCCGGCGAAATTCGCTTTACCGACGCTTTACCGAAAACTCGTTCCGGTAAAATTATGCGGCGCTTGTTGCGAAATCTCGCCGCCGGACAAGAAGTTTCCGGCGATACTTCTACTTTAGAAGATCGGGGAGTTTTGGATAAATTGCGGGAAGGCGCTTAGGATTTTGGATTTTAGATTTTGGATTTTGGATTGATGGGTAATTCAAAATCTAAAATTATCTAAATTGCCAAGAGCGATCGCTCTTTTTTACCCAAAGAGCGATCGCTCCTTCGTATCTGACCAAGGTTTGTAAAGCAAAAGCTCGTTTGCTTAAACGGTATTCGCCCCAGCTAACATTTGATTTCTATATTTCTACAAAAAACACAGAATCCTGTTATTATATCTAGGGTTTCGGAATATCCTCTGTAAAAATGACACAAGAGCGTTAAAGCGTTTACGATCGGATCGAAAAACTCAACTCCGAAAAACTGTAGTAATGCCATGACCTCAACGAGTGTACGCTTGTTTTCCCAAGACGAATACCACCGGATGACAGAAGCAGGAATTCTCGACCCAGACGAGCGAGTGGAACTGCTAGAAGGACAAATTATCTCAATGGCTGCTAAAAATCCTCCCCATTCAGCCACCAACTTATGTGCGGCTGAATACCTCAGAAACCTACTCGCAGGACTTGCCTTAATTCGCATTCAAGACCCCATTGACCTCAGTCCTTACTCAGAACCCGAACCGGATATCGCCGTGGTGAAGATTGACCCCCGACTCTACGCAGAAAACCACCCGACTCCAACAGATACTTTCCTGCTTATAGAAATCTCAGACACGACCTTAGAACGCGATCGCAAACAAAAAGCAGCTGCTTATGCTAAAGCGGGAATTGCCGACTACTGGATTCTCGACGTAAACACCCGCCAAGTCCGTGTTTTCCGGGAAATTGTGAAGGAAACCTACCAACAAGAAACTATCCTCAACGAAGAAGCTACTCTTTTCATGCTGGCTTTTCCTAAGATAGAAGTACAAATCGATCGATTATTTCCCTAGCCTTAGCTTAATTAATGGCAGAAATTAATATGTCTTTGAAAATAAATATACTCTACAACCTGATCTTATTCTTTGTTGACATAGCAGTTTTATTATGGCTGACGCGCCAGCAGAAGCGGTGGGCGATCGGTGCTGGCGTAGGTTTATTTGCCTTGGCGGGATTGTTTTTTGCAGCGTTTCTGGGAGAAAGTTTATTTGGCATAGCCCGACTGATGAGCTATGGTATATTTTTGCATGGGTTGATTATATCGATCGGCTTAGCGATCGCACTGTATCGATCGTTTCAAAAAATTGCGATCGCCTCTGCTGTATTGGCAGTAATCATCGGCGGTATCGGTCTGGATGCGTTTGCGATCGAACCTTATTGGCTGCAAGTATCTCACGTTCAAATCAGTACGCCAAAGCTAGAAAAGGCATTAAAAATACTCGTCCTCGCTGACTTCCAAACCGACGTTTGGGGCGATTATCAGCGGCAAGCATTGCGTACAGCCATAAATCAGAAAGCTGACCTAATACTTCTTCCCGGAGATTATATCCAAGTATACAACTCTCCCGACCGAGAAAAACTGCGCCAAAACCTCAACTCCTTTCTCAAAGAAATCAACTTCGATGCCAAGTTAGGCGTATATGCTGTCAAAGGCGATCAAGAGTTTTATGAGGGATGGCCGCATATTTTTGATGGGTTGCCCGTAACAGTATTTCAAGATAGTAGAACCGTACCGCTAACCAAACTTTGCATCACCGGACTAACCCTCAACGATTCGCGAAATCCTCAGTTAAAAATTCTCGAATGCGGCAGCAAATTTCACATCGTCTTCGGTCATGCACCTGACTTTGCTTTAGGCAATATTAATGCCGATTTGTTAGTAGCAGGTCACACTCATGGCGGTCAGGTGCGACTTCCTTTCATTGGCCCTGCGATCAAGATGTCGAGAGTGCCTCGCAAATGGGCAGCTGGTGTCACCGATATCGGTGACGGACGCACGCTGATAGTTTCGCGAGGAGTTGGGATGGAAAGGGGAGTTGCACCCAGACTGAGGTTTTTGTGCCGTCCGGAATTAGTTGTAATCGATTTACTGCCTATTTAAAAAACTTGTTTTGGATATTTTTATCCGAAATCAACAAGAAATAGGCAGCTTAACTGTAAATTTTGTTCCTTCACCAACTTTACTTTCTACATAAATGTCGCCTTGATGTAAGTCCACGCAACTTTTGACGATCGATAACCCTAAGCCAGTACCGGGAATTTCCCCAACATTGCCAGCGCGATGGAAAGTTTCAAACAATTTTTGCAGGTCTTCTGGCGGAATGCCAATACCGCGATCGCGAATTTGGAATACTACCCAATTTTCGTCAAAGTTGAGCGTAAAATCAACTCTTCCACCTTGGGGAGAATATTTAATAGCATTAGAAAGCAAATTAACCAAGATGTGGCGCAGTAGTTTCTCGTCGATATAAGCATCTTGAGTTTCACCATTAATTGCAAAGACAATTGGCTGCGGCATAAGTTCTGCTATTTGCAATTCATCTAAGATTTGTTCGCAGAGTTTAACTAAATTTAACCTTGTGGGTTGGAATGATAATTTACCCGATTCCATCCGCCCCAAAGTTAACACATCTTCCAACAAACTATTCATATTTTTGACAGCTTTTTGAATCCGTTGAAGATGTTTTTTCTTTTTGTCTTCCGACCATTTGTCATTATACATTTCCAGCAAATCTGCGGACATAATAATGCTGGTGAGGGGATTGCGAAACTCGTGGGAGGTAATGGACATATAACGCGATCGCAGTTCGCTGAGTTCCTCTGCTTTTTTTCGTAACTCTTGTGAAATGGCCAGTTCTTGTCTGAGTTTTTCTTGCTCCAGATGTTTGAGCCGCGCTAATTCAATATTAGCGTTCAATTCTTTTTCTTTAAACGGCTTAATTAAATAACCAAAAGAGCCAGTATTTTTAGCACGATTTAATGTGCTGGTATCTGCATTTGCCGTTAAATAAATTACGGGTATATGGTAATTAGTCCAAATGTATTCTGCTGTCTCAATACCGTCCATTTCCCCTTGCAGCATGATATCCATCAAAATCAGGTCTGGTTTTTCTTCGATAGCTTTTTGAATTGCTTCTTCTCCCGATGGAATCATTGCCACAACTTCATATCCTAGTTTTTTTAACTTATTTTCTAGGTTCTTAGCGACAATCAATTCATCTTCAACTACTAAAATTTTACAATTGTTCATAATCTTAAATCCTCTGAGGTTTGTTTTAAACGTAGGGTGGGCAGTGCCCAACAAAATGCCTGTAAACACTGAACCTAGCTAATGGTGGGCAGTGACTACAAATTATGTTTCGTTTATTTATGTTCACTTACTTATCTCCATTTATGTTTAATTTTTTCTCCGATATTTGAGTTCTGATAGAGTTAGCTTAAATCGCGTGCCATTGTTTCTATCTAACTCTATATTACCCTTTAATTGTTTGGTTAATGTGCATACTAACTGCAATCCTAGAGATGTTTCAATTTTCTGGAAGTTTAAATTTTCCGGGAAGCCGATGCCGTTATCGCTAACATTCAGGATGATATGGTTTTGCTCATCTAAATAAAGTTCTACCCAAATTTCTCCTTCTCTGCCGTATGGGAAAGCGTGTTTCAAAGCATTAGAAACTAATTCGTTAATAATTAAGCCGCAAGGTATAGATGTATCTAAATTGAGGCATACATTGTCGATATCAATAATATATTTTATTAACTCTCTATCTACGCCATAAGAGCTAAAAAGATTATCTACCAAGTTGGCAACATAATCACAGAAGTCTATTTTAGCTAAATCTTTAGATTGATATAGTTGTTCGTGGATGAGCGCCATTGATTGAATGCGGCTTTGACTGTCTAAAAATATATTCATCATTTCAGGAGAATCGATGAATTGAGATTGCAGATCGATCATACTAGAAATTATTTGTAGGTTATTTTTTACGCGGTGGTGGATCTCTTTTAAGAGTACTTCTTTTTCTTTCAAGGATGCTTTGATTTGCTCCTCAGCATTTTTGCGTTCAGTAATATCGAGCCCTACTGAAACGCAAGCGCGATCGCCATCGTACTTTTGGGCTACCACTAAATAACTGCGTTCTTGTCCATTTGTTTCGATAGATATTGTTTGAGAATTTGTTGGATTAGACATAGCAAAAAACTGATTTATAAATTGGACAAATTCTCGGCTATTCTCTAAGAAACCGATCGGTTGACCGATAAAGTTTTCTACAGGCAGTTTAAAAGTATCAGATAAGTGCCGATTGACGCCCAAGTATTTTAAATCCGAACTAATCCAAGATACAAACCCAGGTACGGTATCCAAGACGGCTTGTAGTTTACCTTTAGCTTGTTGTAATGCTTCTTCTGCCATTTGACTTTCTTTAGCTATCGATATCGCTGTTGCCGCCGAACTCAGTATACTAATTTCTAAAGGTTCCCATACCCTTGCTTGTCTACAGTTATCAAAACCAATAAAACCAAAGAATTCACCATTTACTATTAGGGGCAAAATCAAGATAGACAAAATACCTTTGTCTGCTAAAATTTGCCGTTCTGGTTCGGGAAATTCTGTGACTGTACCCTCAATAATATCACCTTTAGATAAGGCAGAAAGCCAGTTTGGAGATAATTGATCTAAGGGAAAATTTTGCAAGGCTGGATTGTCAATTTGAGGTTCAATTTCTTCAGCACACCATTCCGCACGTTGACTGGTTAGCAGTCTACCTATGGCATCCTGATGATTTTCAAATATATAAATACGGCTGACATCACAAACTTGCCCTAAATTTGACAAAATTAAATTATAAGTTTCATTATCTACAGGAGAAGCTAATAGTTGACGTTGTACTTCTACGAGTGCCGTTAAATAACGATCGCGCTTAGCTAATAAAGCTTCTGCTTGTTTGCGCTGTGTAATATCCCGACAAACGCAAATCAATCCTACGCCTTCAATCAAAGTGAGGGAAACTTCTTCATCAAACGTAGAACCATCTTTTCTTTTAGCAGTTGCCTCTCCTTGAAATTTACCTGTATTTCCCAACGCAGGAAATACTTCTTTCTGAAAATTGGCGATTTCTCTTGGGTAGTACAATTCTTGCCAATTTTTGCCTAATAATTCAGTAGCATTTCTATAACCGAACATTTCCGCATGAGCTTGATTGAGGTAACTATATTGGCTGTTTTCATCCAAAATTGCAATGCCATCCATCGCCGCTTCAATAGCTGCTAGCTGTCGTTTCAGAGATTGTTCTGTTTGTTTGCGATCGCTAATATCTCTTTGAATAATGACAATATAAGCAAATTGGCCATTTTCGTCACGCGCTACAGAAGATGACAAGTCCATCATGGTAATTGTGCCATCTTTACGAATAAATTCAACTTCTAAACGCTGCGTGCCTGTTTGTAACAAATTGGGAAACATTTCGGCAAAAACTTTTTGAGAACAAGGAGTAAAAAATCGATCTATTCGATGACCGATTAACTCGATTTCTGCATAGCCAGACTCCTGGATAGAAGCTGGATTAGTTTGCCAGATTAAGCCATCTAAGTCTACAACGTGAATGAAATCAGCAGCTGCTTCAAACAAAGATCGGAATCTGACTTCGCTCAAACTTAGGGCTTCTTCTGCTTGCTTGCGCTGGGTAATATCAAAACCTATGGATAAGTATTGGTAAGGTTTACCCAGATCGTTTTTAGAAGGAACGATCGTAGTGTATACCCAATGATTATTACCATTTTTGTCTTGATTTTTAATTTCCCCCTGCCAAACTTTACCGCTGGCAATAGTTTGCCACATTTGTTTGAAAAAGCTTTTTGAATGATAGCCTGAACTGACAACATTGTGAGTATTAGTAATTAGTTCGGTTTGAGAGTATCGATAGATTTCGCAAAATTTATTATTCACATAAGTAATAAAGCCTTGTTCGTCAGTAATAGAAACAATTGCTGCTTGATCTAAAGCAAACTTTTGAAAAGCTAATTCCTTAGTTCGTTCTTGCACTTTGTTTTCTAGTTCTTCGTTGAGTGTTTGCAATGCTGATTCGGCGTGTTTGCGATCGCTAATATCGGTGATCGTGCCAACATAAATGAAATCCTGCTGGTTATTTTGTTTCTCGGCGATCGCTTGACCGAGTACCCAAGTAATAGTACCATTCGGACAAATAAACCGATATTCTGCGCGAAAAGGTTTCTTTTGTTTTATGGCACTATCCCACTCTTTTAAAACGCGATCGCGATCTTCAGGATGCAATCTATTTGCCCAACCTTTAGTTAATAATTCGTCGGCTGTAACTCCCATAATTTCACAGCAACGCTCGTTAACATAAGTGCAATTTCCTTGCATATCCGTACAAAAAATTCCTACGGGTGCTGCTTTTGTTAAAGTGGCATAACGCTGTTCGCTTTGACGCAGTGCTTCCTCTGTGCGTATTCGCTCTGCCAGTTCAATTTCAGCTTTTTCAAGAGCTTTAGATTGCTGGATAGATATGGCTATTTGCACGCTGAGTTGGTCTAATAATTCTAATTCAAATGCTTGCCATTCACGCGGGTGCGAGCATTGATGTGCGATCAACAAACCCCATAAATTATCGGCAATTAAAATCGGTACAACTAAATTAGATTTAACTTGTAAATTTTCTAATAGCTCTAGGTGACAAGGAGTTAAGTTTGCTGTATAAATATTCTGACAAGACCATTGTTTACCTTGAATATATTTGGTTGCTTCTCCGTTAATAAAACAAGTATCTTCGATTTGCTTTTCTATTGCTGCCGTCCAACAAAAATCAACTGATTCAGCCACTACGCGCCCATTCATGTTGGGTAGGAAATGATAGATCATGACCCGATCGCACTTTAAGATTTGCCGCACTTCCGTAACTGTAGAATTGAGAATATCTTCTAATTTGAGAGATTGGCGAATCCGAGATGCGATCGATCTCAACAGGCGTTCTCCTTCTGCTTGCTGTCGTACTTGAGCAGTACGTTCTTGCACCTGCTTTTCTAATTCGATATTGCGGTTTTTCAGCAGCTCTATTTTTTCCGCTTCTAGCTGGGAGACAGATTGGTGCAATGTTTGCACGACACGATACATTTCCAACGGATCGAGCGATCGCAGCAAGGTAGTTTGAGTTACAATCCCCACCAGTTCTCCCACTTCTCCAACTACTACTAATCGCTGCACCCGCCGAGAAAGCATTTCCTGATGCGCTGTCCACAGGGAATCTTGAGGAGTCAAGCAAAATAGCGGCGTACTCATCACCGTTTGAGCTTGAATTTTCGCTAAATCTAGCTCTAGTACCTGAAATTGCAAGATATCTCCCTCAGTGACAATCCCCAGAGGTTTCAGTTGTTTTTCGTTTGTTGGATGATAAATAACTACACAACTCACCCGATGGCTAGCCATTAGTTCGGCTAATTCCAAAACCGAAGCTGTAGTAGGTGCTGCGATTACCTGTCTAGTCATCACCTCCGCCACCTGTCGGATGCGGAAAAGATTGCTTGGTTGCAAAGCTTGACGAAGGCTCTCAGATGTTACCACTCCTAGCAGTTTTCCGCCAGTATCCAAAATTGGCAAGTGGCGAATACGGTGTTGTCGCATCATCGCGATCGCAGTGAAAACATCGAAAGATTTTTTGTCTTGAATCAGGGTAATTACAGGGTGAGTCATCACCTGCGCGATCGTCACACCTTTAAAACTACGCCGCGAAACAGTTAACTTGACCAAATCTCTCTCAGTAAATACTCCCACCAAGCGAGATTCTTCCATCACCAAAACACAGCTAGTACCATTTGAGTTTAAGCCTGTTGTTGCCTCTGATTTTGCCAACATACAAAGACTTCCCCGTACCTGGCTCATTTGCACCAAAACATCTAGTAGCAGAGCATTTGGGGAAACTATGAGGGGTGAAGGGTCAAGTACTTGGTTTAGATGCGGCGAGTACAGAGGCAAAACATTCTCTGACATAGTGGATGTATAACTTTAATATCTGGTAAATGTTAATTAGATTTTTATGGCTTTTTACCAAGCTCTCGTACAAATAGCTAAACTGCATCAGTTGAAGTACTTATCCGAAAACAAGGCAATTTCTGTATAATTACAGGGCTCTCGCTGCGTGTCGCACTTAAATCAAATTGTAGGGAATGCCAGATTTTTGTTATAATTAAATATTTGTCTAAACAAATAGCCGACTCTATGTGTTAACTACTATTAACGCTTAAATAGAATTTGAACAATAAATATGGAAACATTTATATTCGACGGAAAAGGCGCAAATTTGCAAAAAGCTATTGATGTTCAGTCTCGTGGAGGTCTAGTTTTATGTCCTAAGTGTCAATCTAAACTGATGCTAATTTATCCCATAGGATTAAAGAAGAAGTTCAAAAATAATCTTCGCATTTTTTGTAGATTAACAAAAAATATGTGTGTTGTTACTTACTATTAACAAAAATCGATCGAAAGTGCTGAAATTATCGCCCGTCCCTAACCCACCCTACGATGAGATAAATTTCTATTATCATCACAAAAACGGGATAAACTAGCTAATTTGAGGAACAAGTATGGAAACTTTTATATTCGACGGAAAAGGCGCAAATTTGCAAAAAGCTATTGATGTTCAGTCTCGTGGAGGTCGAGTTTTATGTCCTAAATGTAAGAATGAATTGATAATAGCCACAGGAACTATTTATTGCCCAGTTAGCCAAAAGCATCTATGTTGTTTTTGGACAACAACTGAAGTAATGTCAGCATTTGAACGATTTATGAATGAAAGGCACGAAAAGAATGAGGAAGTGTAGAGTAGGGTGAGCAATGCCCACCCCACCAACTTATTTAACTACGCCAGAATGACCTGGGATATCGGTCATCGGTTCAAATCGACCGCCTAAGTGTTTGGCGAGAAATTCTTCAGCAATAGCATAGAAATGCAGGCGATTTTCCGGTCGTGCGAAACCGTGTCCTTCATCGGGATAAAGAACGTATTCGACTGGCAAATTTGCCTTTTGCATCGCTTCCACAATTTGGTCGCTTTCTGCTTGCTTGACTCGTGGGTCGTTGGCACCTTGACCGATCAGCAAAGGTTTCTTGATGCGATCGATAAAAAATAAAGGCGATCGCGACTTCAAAAACTCTTCTTCCGTCTCCAAGTTGCCGATCCGATGGTACATCGATGCTTTCAACGGTTCCCAATAAGGCGGGATACTTTGTAACAGGGTAATCAAATTACTCGGCCCGACAATATCCACACCGCAGGCAAACAGATCTGGCGTAAAAGTCAATCCCACTAAAGTAGCATAACCACCATAAGAACCGCCCATAATTGCAATCTTTTCTCGGTTGGAAATGCCTTTTTCCACCAGCCAATTAACTGCATCAATTAAATCGTCGTGCATTTTGGCTGCCCATTCGCGATTGGCAGCATTGAGGAAATCTTTTCCGTAGCCGGTGGAACCGCGAAAATTAACTTGCAGTACCCCATAACCCCGGTTAGCCAACCATTGCGCCTCCGGATCGTAACCCCAAGTATCTCGCGCCCAAGGGCCACCGTGAACTAACAGCACCGTCGGTAAATTTTGGGCGATTCCCACCGGAGTTGTTAAGTAACCGTGGATAGTCAAACCATCTCGCGCTTGGTAAGAAATTGGTTCCATTGCTGCTAGCTGCAACCCTTCTAATTTGGGTTGATTGCTAAACAGAAATGTGCTGGTTTTGCTATCGCGATTGTAAGCGTAGTAGTAAACCGGGCCGTCGTCGGTCATGTAAACTACCAGCCAGTTTTGGTCGGCTAAATCGCGGCTGCTTATGCCAAATTCACCGGGACGAACTTTGGCGATCGCTTCAAAATCTTCAGCAATACTTTCGTCTAAAATCTGCCATTCTTGCTTGTCTTTGTAGAAGGCAACTGCCTGAATTACTCGCGTTATCGGCTGAATCATGACTCCGCCGAGATCGTATTGCGGGTCTTGGGCGATGACGGTTTCCTGACGGGTGGCGAGGTCGAGGGCTAAAAGGCGATCGGCGTTGGCGTC
The genomic region above belongs to Aerosakkonema funiforme FACHB-1375 and contains:
- the acs gene encoding acetate--CoA ligase, with product MPQSTIESVLQEKRLFQPSPEFSQNAHIKSLEEYQQLYDRAKADPQKFWAELAEQELEWFQKWDTVLDWQPPFAKWFVNGKTNISYNCLDRHLTTWRKNKAALIWEGEPGDTRTLTYAQLHREVCQFANVLKQLGVQKGDRVGIYMPMIPEAAIAMLACARIGAPHTVVFGGFSAEALRDRLIDGEAKVVVTADGGWRKDAIVPLKTQVDKALAEGVPSVKNVVVVKRTGQEIHMEDGRDLWWHELQKGVSADCPAEPMDSEDLLFILYTSGSTGKPKGVVHTTGGYNLYTHMTTKWIFDIKDTDVYWCTADIGWITGHSYVLYGPLSNGATSLMYEGAPRASNPGCFWDVIEKHGVTVFYTAPTAIRAFIKAGEHLPKARNLSSLRLLGTVGEPINPEAWMWYHRVIGGERCPIVDTWWQTETGGIMVTPLPGAIPTKPGSATRPFPGIIIDVVDLDGNSVADNEGGYLSVKYPWPGMMRTLYGDPDRFRRTYWEHIPPQDGQYFYFAGDGARRDEDGYFWVMGRVDDVINVAGHRLGTMEVESALVSHPAVAEAAVVGKPDELKGEDIVAFVTLESTYEPSEELNKQLKQHVVQEIGAIARPGEIRFTDALPKTRSGKIMRRLLRNLAAGQEVSGDTSTLEDRGVLDKLREGA
- a CDS encoding Uma2 family endonuclease; the protein is MTSTSVRLFSQDEYHRMTEAGILDPDERVELLEGQIISMAAKNPPHSATNLCAAEYLRNLLAGLALIRIQDPIDLSPYSEPEPDIAVVKIDPRLYAENHPTPTDTFLLIEISDTTLERDRKQKAAAYAKAGIADYWILDVNTRQVRVFREIVKETYQQETILNEEATLFMLAFPKIEVQIDRLFP
- a CDS encoding metallophosphoesterase, translating into MSLKINILYNLILFFVDIAVLLWLTRQQKRWAIGAGVGLFALAGLFFAAFLGESLFGIARLMSYGIFLHGLIISIGLAIALYRSFQKIAIASAVLAVIIGGIGLDAFAIEPYWLQVSHVQISTPKLEKALKILVLADFQTDVWGDYQRQALRTAINQKADLILLPGDYIQVYNSPDREKLRQNLNSFLKEINFDAKLGVYAVKGDQEFYEGWPHIFDGLPVTVFQDSRTVPLTKLCITGLTLNDSRNPQLKILECGSKFHIVFGHAPDFALGNINADLLVAGHTHGGQVRLPFIGPAIKMSRVPRKWAAGVTDIGDGRTLIVSRGVGMERGVAPRLRFLCRPELVVIDLLPI
- a CDS encoding hybrid sensor histidine kinase/response regulator, translating into MNNCKILVVEDELIVAKNLENKLKKLGYEVVAMIPSGEEAIQKAIEEKPDLILMDIMLQGEMDGIETAEYIWTNYHIPVIYLTANADTSTLNRAKNTGSFGYLIKPFKEKELNANIELARLKHLEQEKLRQELAISQELRKKAEELSELRSRYMSITSHEFRNPLTSIIMSADLLEMYNDKWSEDKKKKHLQRIQKAVKNMNSLLEDVLTLGRMESGKLSFQPTRLNLVKLCEQILDELQIAELMPQPIVFAINGETQDAYIDEKLLRHILVNLLSNAIKYSPQGGRVDFTLNFDENWVVFQIRDRGIGIPPEDLQKLFETFHRAGNVGEIPGTGLGLSIVKSCVDLHQGDIYVESKVGEGTKFTVKLPISC
- a CDS encoding PAS domain S-box protein — protein: MSENVLPLYSPHLNQVLDPSPLIVSPNALLLDVLVQMSQVRGSLCMLAKSEATTGLNSNGTSCVLVMEESRLVGVFTERDLVKLTVSRRSFKGVTIAQVMTHPVITLIQDKKSFDVFTAIAMMRQHRIRHLPILDTGGKLLGVVTSESLRQALQPSNLFRIRQVAEVMTRQVIAAPTTASVLELAELMASHRVSCVVIYHPTNEKQLKPLGIVTEGDILQFQVLELDLAKIQAQTVMSTPLFCLTPQDSLWTAHQEMLSRRVQRLVVVGEVGELVGIVTQTTLLRSLDPLEMYRVVQTLHQSVSQLEAEKIELLKNRNIELEKQVQERTAQVRQQAEGERLLRSIASRIRQSLKLEDILNSTVTEVRQILKCDRVMIYHFLPNMNGRVVAESVDFCWTAAIEKQIEDTCFINGEATKYIQGKQWSCQNIYTANLTPCHLELLENLQVKSNLVVPILIADNLWGLLIAHQCSHPREWQAFELELLDQLSVQIAISIQQSKALEKAEIELAERIRTEEALRQSEQRYATLTKAAPVGIFCTDMQGNCTYVNERCCEIMGVTADELLTKGWANRLHPEDRDRVLKEWDSAIKQKKPFRAEYRFICPNGTITWVLGQAIAEKQNNQQDFIYVGTITDISDRKHAESALQTLNEELENKVQERTKELAFQKFALDQAAIVSITDEQGFITYVNNKFCEIYRYSQTELITNTHNVVSSGYHSKSFFKQMWQTIASGKVWQGEIKNQDKNGNNHWVYTTIVPSKNDLGKPYQYLSIGFDITQRKQAEEALSLSEVRFRSLFEAAADFIHVVDLDGLIWQTNPASIQESGYAEIELIGHRIDRFFTPCSQKVFAEMFPNLLQTGTQRLEVEFIRKDGTITMMDLSSSVARDENGQFAYIVIIQRDISDRKQTEQSLKRQLAAIEAAMDGIAILDENSQYSYLNQAHAEMFGYRNATELLGKNWQELYYPREIANFQKEVFPALGNTGKFQGEATAKRKDGSTFDEEVSLTLIEGVGLICVCRDITQRKQAEALLAKRDRYLTALVEVQRQLLASPVDNETYNLILSNLGQVCDVSRIYIFENHQDAIGRLLTSQRAEWCAEEIEPQIDNPALQNFPLDQLSPNWLSALSKGDIIEGTVTEFPEPERQILADKGILSILILPLIVNGEFFGFIGFDNCRQARVWEPLEISILSSAATAISIAKESQMAEEALQQAKGKLQAVLDTVPGFVSWISSDLKYLGVNRHLSDTFKLPVENFIGQPIGFLENSREFVQFINQFFAMSNPTNSQTISIETNGQERSYLVVAQKYDGDRACVSVGLDITERKNAEEQIKASLKEKEVLLKEIHHRVKNNLQIISSMIDLQSQFIDSPEMMNIFLDSQSRIQSMALIHEQLYQSKDLAKIDFCDYVANLVDNLFSSYGVDRELIKYIIDIDNVCLNLDTSIPCGLIINELVSNALKHAFPYGREGEIWVELYLDEQNHIILNVSDNGIGFPENLNFQKIETSLGLQLVCTLTKQLKGNIELDRNNGTRFKLTLSELKYRRKN